The genome window CGATGCTTTTCAGTATTTCTGCGATCACAGAGACTATCTGGATATGCTGATCGAAAAACAGCCGGATATGGCAGGACGTGCTTATACTGCAGAAGACATTGAACGTATTACGGCAGAAGGAAAATGTGCGGTGCTGCTTTCTGTGGAAAGCGGCGCGGCACTTGCCGGCCGTGTGGAAAATGTGGATTATCTTGCAAATAGTGGCGTGAAGATGATGACACTTGTGTGGAACGGCGTCAATGAACTGGGTTCCGGACACGCAACTGACCAGGGACTCACAGAGTTTGGAAGAAACGTGATTAAACGAATGGAAGAAAAGAAGATCATCGTGGATGTCTCTCATATCAATGACAGGGGATTTGACGAGGTATGCGAGATTGCAACGAAGCCATTTATCGCGACACATTCCAACCTGCGCAGCATCTGCTCACACAGGAGAAATCTCACAGAGGATCAGTTCCGGGAGATTATAAGAAGAAAAGGTCTGGTAGGCGTAAATCTGTTCTTGAATTTCCTGTCTGATGATCAGAACGGGGATTTGGACAGCTTGTACCGTCATGTAAGCCGTATGCTGGAGCTTGGCGGGGAAGATGTGATTGCCTGCGGAAGTGATTTTGACGGGGCAGATATTGATGCGTCACTTGACACACCGGCCAAATTTGCAGCGTCTGCAGATTATCTCATTGGAAGAGGCATATCAGAACAGGTGATTGATAAGATGTTCTTTACGAATGCGTTGGAGTTCTTCAGAAAGAATATCTAGGATAAATATAAGAGGATGAAAATATGCTGATTAAAAATGGAGTCATTATTGGTGGCAAGGAGCGGGTACGGCGTGACATTCGTCTGAAAGATGGAAAGATTGCCACGATTGCCGAAGAGCTAAGTGCCGAAGAGCAGGAAGAAGTCATTGATGCTGCGGGAGGATATATTCTTCCGGGAGGCGTCGATGCACATACGCATCTGGATATGCCTGCAGGCGAGTGTATGACTGCCGATGATTATCTGACAGGAACGAAGGCTGCAGTTATAGGCGGAACGACTACGGTGATGGATTTTGCTGAGTATGAGGAGGGAGAGTCGCTGAAGGACGCCCTTGCCTGCTGGCATAAGAAGGCGGCTGGAAAGGCGTATTGCGATTATAGTTTTCATATGACAGTATCCGGCTGGGATGAGCATATGAAGGCGCAGATAAAAGAAACAAAAGAACAGGGAATTACGTCTTTTAAGGCGTATACCGCTTATCAGGACGGAATCGGAGTGAATGACTCGCAGATGTTTCGGATCTTGCAGTGCATGAGGGAATTGGGGACCCTTTTGTGTGTACACTGTGAAAATGGAGCAATCCTGGAGGCTCTGCAGGCGGACCTGCGGGCAAAGGATGCGTCTGATCCGGGAAATCATCCGAAGTCAAGACCGAATCTGGTAGAGAAAGAGGCAGTGTCCCGAGTCATCGATATGGCGGCGATTGTCGGCGTTCCGGTGTACATTGTCCACGTAAGCACCAGGGAAGCGATCGAGGTCATTGAGCAGGCGAAGAAGCGGGGACAGGAGGTCTATGCGGAGACCTGTCCGCAGTATCTTCTGCTGGACGAGAGCAAATATGATCTTCCGGGCTTTGAAAGCGCAAAGTACGTATTATCACCGCCGCTTCGGACTGTGAAAGACCAGGAGGCACTCTGGAAGGCGCTTAAGGAGCATAGAGTGGACACCGTGTCCACGGACCATTGTTCTTTCCGATTTGAAGATCAGAAAAGCCTTGGAAAAGAAGATTTTACAAGAATCCCGAATGGGATGCCGGGAATTGAGAATCGTATGGAGTTAATACTCACTTACGGCAGCAGGCATGGTATGAGCCTGGAGGAGATTGTAGAGGTTACAGCGGAGAATCCGGCGAAAATATTTGGTCTTTATCCGGAAAAAGGGGTGATTCAGGAAGGCAGCGATGCAGATCTTATCGTGGTAAAAGAAGATTGTCCACATAAGATCAGCGCGGCCAACCAGCATGAAAATGTGGATTATACACCGTATGAAGGAGTAGAATCTACTTATCAGATCCAGCATGTTTTTGTGAAAGGAAAGCATGCGGTAGAAGAGGGTAAATGGCTTCTCGAAAAACCGGAAGGAAAGTTCCTTACCTGCAAATAGAAGGAAGCTGTTTAGAAATACAAATGATAGAGCCTTAAAATAGGGAATGATCGCAAAATCAAAATTTGTGAAGAACAGAAAAATGGCTTATCAGCCATGAAATATCTGTCATGGATAAGTTGTGGGAACGATCCATGGAAAAGGCTGCCTTTCACCGGCTTTAGTCAGTCTTTTAAGCATGTATGCAGAAGGAACGTGATAGAGACCTATCACTACATGTACACTGAATTAAGATATACCGCGCGGGATTCTGTGTGTAACAACGAAGTCGGGGGATGGGGACGGGAAGAAGCTCCCGGTCCATTATCTTTCGGAGGATAAAATGAAAACTAATACTTCAGCAGGTACTAATGTCAGTACCGCAATTTATGAATTGGACGGCAGACCGCCTTTTGCACAGGCATTTCCTTTAGGATTACAGCAGTTATTGGCAATGTTCGTTGGTAATATCGTACCGATGTTGTTAGTGTCAAGCAGTGCAGGACTCTCCACTGCTGAATCGACTCTTTTACTTCAGTGTTCCCTTCTTGGGGCAGGTGTGGCAACATTGATTCAGGTCTTTCCTATTAAATTGGGATTGATCAAGATTGGTTCAGGACTTCCCGTTATGATGGGACTTACTTATACATTCCTTCCAATCTGTATCTCTGTTTCCATCCAGTATGGTCTGGCAGCACTTTTCGGAGCACAGTTGATTGGAGGGATTGCATCTATTTTTATTGGTTTGGCACTGCCGAAGGTACGGAGATTCTTCCCGCCGATCGTTACCGGAACGATCATTGTTTCGATTGGTATTTCGTGTTTCCCAACGGCAGCTTACAATCTTGCAGGAGGACAGGGCGCAGCAGATATGGGAGCCTTACATAACTGGGTGATTGGAGTTGTTGTTATAGCTGTGATCATGATCTGTTCAGGATTCGGCAAAGGACTTGTCAATGCCGCAGCAATCCTGATCGGTATGGTCGCAGGATACATCGTTGCAGTTATCTGGGGAATTGTAGATTTCTCAGCAGTCTCTGAGGCAGCATGGTTCGCACTTCCGAGACCGATGGCATTCGGAATAGAATTCCACTGGGATTTTGCAATCGTATTCGTATTATTGTTCTTCATTAATGCGGTAGAGATGACTGGAGATTTCACTGTGTCTGCAACGGGTGGTCTTGGAAGACAGCCTAAAGATTCAGAGCTCAGAGGAGGTATCATCGGAAATGCAATAGCATGTATCTTCTCTTCATTTTTCAACTGTTTTGCGACAGGAACTTATAGCCAGTGTTCAGGAATTGTAGCGCTTACAAAAGTATGTAGCAGATATGTTATGGGTTGTGGAGCGGCAACTCTGGTCGTTTCAGCATTCTGCCCGAAACTTTCAGCAATTTTGTCCACGATTCCGAATTGCGTAATCGGAGGAGCGACAGTAGTTGTGTTCTCTATGATCGCAATGTCTGGTATGAGCCTGGTAGCAAGAAGCCGGTTCACAAGCAGGAGCATGCTTCTGTGTGGAACATCATTGGCATTAGGACTTGGTATCTCGTTTGCAAAGGACACACTTGCGGGTACCGGAGAATATGTTCAGATGTTCTTTGGAGAATCAAGTATCATTCTTGTAGCCGGAACTGCGCTGATTTTAAATATTCTTCTGCCGAAGGATAAGGTAGATCAGGAGGTTGAGCAGGAAATCATGGAGGAGATCCGTCAGACAGCAGAGTAGAAAAATGAAAAATCTAGGTTGAAGCATTTGTTGAAAATGGATCATCGTTACAGTAAATAAAAACTCCATCTGCATTCGTAAATGGAGCGGAACGCACGAAATCCGGGCACTGGTAATCAGTGCCCGGATTTGCACAATTTAGTGGACCTGAGGGGAATCGAACCCCTGTCCGAAAGCTCATCCATCAAAGCATCTCCCATCACAGTCATTATTTTAACATTCCCTCCACCGGACGCCTAATGACAGGCTGCCGGTCTTAGTAGCTTCATAAATTCTTCCATCTCCTCAAAGCTTTGGAGATAAAGTTCCTCATCTGGTCGAAGCCGGTTACTTAAGCAATGAGTGACTCAAGGCCGACTGCTGCAACTAGGCAGCTAACGCTAATCTATCGTCTGCGTTTATTTTTAAATACGGATTGTTACGCGGTCCCGCCCCGCGGATGGCTTCTCTAACTTCCAAACCCCCGTCGAAACCAGTACAAGCCCTGGTTTTATTTGTTTTTTTATTATATGTGATATTATATGCAAATGCAAGCCTTTTGCGAAGAAATTTTTGGAGTAAATTTTTGGAGAAATTTCTGGCAGTTCCTATCGTTCATTTTTAGCGACATCTACTATTTATTGTGATTTGTTATTTATCATGCTTCCAATAGTTATTTAAGTATGAGTTTAATCCCGATTTTTGAAAAAACAAAATTTAAATTTTTTTGCAAATTAAAAATATTCT of Roseburia hominis contains these proteins:
- a CDS encoding membrane dipeptidase translates to MQLFDLHCDSIVNFRNEGSDFLCDKTQFSLKDLSKFKRLCQTMAVFIPDEIRGDDAFQYFCDHRDYLDMLIEKQPDMAGRAYTAEDIERITAEGKCAVLLSVESGAALAGRVENVDYLANSGVKMMTLVWNGVNELGSGHATDQGLTEFGRNVIKRMEEKKIIVDVSHINDRGFDEVCEIATKPFIATHSNLRSICSHRRNLTEDQFREIIRRKGLVGVNLFLNFLSDDQNGDLDSLYRHVSRMLELGGEDVIACGSDFDGADIDASLDTPAKFAASADYLIGRGISEQVIDKMFFTNALEFFRKNI
- the hydA gene encoding dihydropyrimidinase, whose amino-acid sequence is MLIKNGVIIGGKERVRRDIRLKDGKIATIAEELSAEEQEEVIDAAGGYILPGGVDAHTHLDMPAGECMTADDYLTGTKAAVIGGTTTVMDFAEYEEGESLKDALACWHKKAAGKAYCDYSFHMTVSGWDEHMKAQIKETKEQGITSFKAYTAYQDGIGVNDSQMFRILQCMRELGTLLCVHCENGAILEALQADLRAKDASDPGNHPKSRPNLVEKEAVSRVIDMAAIVGVPVYIVHVSTREAIEVIEQAKKRGQEVYAETCPQYLLLDESKYDLPGFESAKYVLSPPLRTVKDQEALWKALKEHRVDTVSTDHCSFRFEDQKSLGKEDFTRIPNGMPGIENRMELILTYGSRHGMSLEEIVEVTAENPAKIFGLYPEKGVIQEGSDADLIVVKEDCPHKISAANQHENVDYTPYEGVESTYQIQHVFVKGKHAVEEGKWLLEKPEGKFLTCK
- a CDS encoding solute carrier family 23 protein, whose amino-acid sequence is MKTNTSAGTNVSTAIYELDGRPPFAQAFPLGLQQLLAMFVGNIVPMLLVSSSAGLSTAESTLLLQCSLLGAGVATLIQVFPIKLGLIKIGSGLPVMMGLTYTFLPICISVSIQYGLAALFGAQLIGGIASIFIGLALPKVRRFFPPIVTGTIIVSIGISCFPTAAYNLAGGQGAADMGALHNWVIGVVVIAVIMICSGFGKGLVNAAAILIGMVAGYIVAVIWGIVDFSAVSEAAWFALPRPMAFGIEFHWDFAIVFVLLFFINAVEMTGDFTVSATGGLGRQPKDSELRGGIIGNAIACIFSSFFNCFATGTYSQCSGIVALTKVCSRYVMGCGAATLVVSAFCPKLSAILSTIPNCVIGGATVVVFSMIAMSGMSLVARSRFTSRSMLLCGTSLALGLGISFAKDTLAGTGEYVQMFFGESSIILVAGTALILNILLPKDKVDQEVEQEIMEEIRQTAE